The genomic region TTTACCGACTCTAAACGCTGGAGACGCAGTTGCTGGATCGCCCCCTATCGTCGCGCAAAGATTACTCGTAGAAGTACGCGCAACTTTAGCTCTCGGGACATGCACGATGCGTACTGTCTCACGATGGATGCTCGCCTCGACCGTGGCAGTGATTATCCTCGCGTCTGGCGGACTCTACACGTTCTCCCTTCATGGAGACCTCGCATCTTGTCTGCGGACGCAAGCCGAAACGGTAGTGGCCGAACAGCACAAGCAGGAACTGTCGAAGTCGATAGGCTCGCTTGAACAAGATGTGAGATCGCTGGGGTGGATGAAGCTTCAGCTCAAGGGAGAGATTGGGGATAGCGAGCTACGGCGCGACAGAGTTCGCGACGAGATCGCCGCGTTAGAAGAAAAGCGGCGGCAAGGCCGGGAAACTCTAGACGCGACGGAGTTCGAGCTTGTTCGAGAGGTAATCGGTGTCGCAGCTGCGACATCCCTGTCAATCCGCGACATGCCGCTCAACCTGTCTTACGAAACCAGACGCAAGGGATTCCGACCGCAAACCAAGACGTTGTGGCCCGCCTTCATCGAACAGATTCGGCGCACTGCAGGCGGATTTATGACTCCAAAGCAACAGGAACTTGCCGCTGAAGTTGTCCGCAAGTTTGAGCAACAATGCAGTCATCTTCGCGAAACTCAGATTGACGTACCTGCATTGATCTATCCCGATAAGGATGATCCGGATTTCGAGCGAAAGCGCAGTGATCTCTTGGAAAAGGAACGCATTCTTTCGGATGCTCTTTCGCTTGCAATCCTTGGCCTACAAGACTGCCTGCACAACGTCCGTCAGCAATCATGAGGCGTTCGTTGCGAGTTCGCGCTGCTGCAATATTTACGCATTGCGGCGCGACCTTCCGTGCAAGCACCGTCAAAAAGCCGCCCCCATCGCATCGGCGATGATCTGCATATCTGCATTGGTGATCTCGAACAGGCCGAACCGGAGCTGATAGCCCCAGGACTTGCCCGCTCGTGCGAAACCAAGCTGACCAAGCAGCGGCTGGATCGGCGCCTCCTGCGCCTCGATCCACTGCACGTCCCGGCGAAAAGGGCGAAACCCGCCACCCATGTCGGCTTGATAAGGCGTGCCTGCCGTGACGATTCCGATCGCGGTGAAGGCTTGCAGCCTGTCCTTGCCGTGGAATGTCTCGGTCGGCGAGTAATACGCCACGCGGTCGCCGGACGGGAGGCGGCGCAGCGGCGCCGCCTTGCCGTGGCAGACTTGCATGAAGCCTTCGGCCCGGCCGATACGCACGTGCTCGGCCGAGGCGACGGCGATCCAGCTCCGCGGGCTCATGCGGCCTCCGGCGCAAACACGCGCAAGCGGTGACCATCGGGAT from Bradyrhizobium sp. CB1015 harbors:
- a CDS encoding EVE domain-containing protein, yielding MSPRSWIAVASAEHVRIGRAEGFMQVCHGKAAPLRRLPSGDRVAYYSPTETFHGKDRLQAFTAIGIVTAGTPYQADMGGGFRPFRRDVQWIEAQEAPIQPLLGQLGFARAGKSWGYQLRFGLFEITNADMQIIADAMGAAF